One Monomorium pharaonis isolate MP-MQ-018 chromosome 4, ASM1337386v2, whole genome shotgun sequence DNA segment encodes these proteins:
- the LOC118645354 gene encoding histone-lysine N-methyltransferase, H3 lysine-79 specific-like, giving the protein MTDRARSDSCTSVDSMRGSKRLARSPAGEDGEEWDRKLRDWKEEIVSSLKIVKLEMKEELKEIMEEQGRKMREEINALKKEINDFKEREYRWERERKELVVAQEELKRKIEKIEVGGDNAVGKKVREIERRLELKEREDRRKNLLIRGVEVKEGNRKEAVEKVFREIGAEVTVKGVRRIGEGSKKGREMIWVKLESEEQRKEVWSKKKTLKGREERILEDWTWKERKMRWRLEKIAKVEEERGNRVWLGYGRIRIGDYWWKWDEEEEVLRNEKGELRIEEGGEGNVGRL; this is encoded by the coding sequence ATGACGGATAGAGCCAGAAGCGACAGTTGCACTTCGGTTGATAGCATGAGAGGTAGCAAGAGATTAGCTAGATCACCGGCGGGAGAGGATGGAGAAGAATGGGATAGGAAATTAAGAGATTGGAAAGAGGAGATTGTTAGTAGCTTAAAGATAGTTAAATTAGAGATGAAGGAAGAATTGAAGGAGATTATGGAGGAGCAGGGAAGAAAGATGAGAGAGGAGATAAATGcgttgaaaaaagaaattaatgatttCAAGGAGAGAGAATATAgatgggaaagagaaagaaaagagttaGTGGTGGCGCAGGAAGAgttaaagagaaagatagagaaaatagAAGTAGGAGGGGATAACGCAGTGGGAAAAAAGgtgagagagatagagaggagGTTAGAGTTGAAGGAAAGGGAGGACAGAAGGAAGAATCTATTAATTAGAGGTGTAGAGGTCAAGGAAGGGAATAGGAAAGAGGCGGTGGAGAAGGTGTTCAGGGAGATAGGAGCAGAGGTGACCGTGAAGGGAGTTAGGAGAATAGGGGAGGGGAGcaaaaaagggagagagatgATATGGGTGAAGTTAGAGAGTGAAGAACAGAGGAAAGAGGTGTGGAGTAAGAAGAAGACGCTGAAAGGTAGGGAAGAAAGAATTTTGGAAGATTGGACTTGGAAGGAGAGGAAGATGAGAtggaggttagaaaaaatagcaaaaGTAGAAGAGGAAAGGGGAAATAGAGTATGGTTAGGATATGGGAGGATTAGGATAGGAGATTATTGGTGGAAGTGGGATGAAGAAGAGGAAGTCTTGAGGAATGAGAAAGGAGAGTTGAGGATAGAAGAAGGGGGGGAAGGGAATGTAGGAAGATTGTGA